A stretch of the Agelaius phoeniceus isolate bAgePho1 chromosome 1, bAgePho1.hap1, whole genome shotgun sequence genome encodes the following:
- the LOC143694665 gene encoding uncharacterized protein LOC143694665 has translation MGCCTHSHTLHPLPHPAPIPTAPTPTPCTHSLSAPTPTPYTHSHCTHSHTLHPFPLHPLPHPAPIPSLHPLPHPTPIPTAPTPTLCTHSHPAPILTLHPFPHPAPIPTLRPLQDAAPTSGLNKSASLASRHLFPRGRAVGRWREEWVTPSLRCPLSQFGPARSKLDPSSDGRDSNPRSRSCEGRGSMSGHAPRAACSQWERAPPCPARGSHAHPGPAQARRGGREEPSGAERSRTGTEGNRTETERGRAGTQRGRTEPTRDPTGLSRDPAELNGAEPGPSGVKRSRTGTQRSRTGPNETEQGRSGAERCRTGPKRFGAARSSSAPLGPGSARPGAGPGPVPAMRPLPVPLLLLLLSPVPGRGGGCPPCPRGVPEPCDSRCPPCARTRSPAEEEPEEPCPPCPPCSHEATAPLAEGTPPVPGTPRVTPPVSGAPPEPPGDIIPLYCALLAGLVVGLVAYVAFKCWDTCRKKRQLDKARDTGDAAVAADAEKQRGDSGVCPDSAGLEPPQPPPPEGPSPLPGSPRRQEEPGELERLLELGAPGSDRRGPGPAGTPGDITSAV, from the exons ATGGGATGCTGCACCCACTCCCACACCCTGCACCCACTCCCACACCCTGCACCCATTCCCACTGCACCCACTCCCACACCCTGCACCCATTCCCTCTCTGCACCCACTCCCACACCCTACACCCATTCCCACTGCACCCACTCCCACACTCTGCACCCATTCCCACTGCACCCACTCCCACACCCTGCACCCATTCCCTCTCTGCACCCACTCCCACACCCTACACCCATTCCCACTGCACCCACTCCCACACTCTGCACCCATTCCCACCCTGCACCCATTCTCACTTTGCACCCATTCCCACACCCTGCACCCATTCCCACCCTGCGCCCACTCCAGGATGCTGCACCCACATCGGGGCTCAATAAATCTGCTTCTCTCGCTTCCAGGCACTTATTCCCGAGGGGAAGAGCCGTGGGGAGGTGGCGGGAGGAGTGGGTGACGCCGTCCCTTCGGTGCCCTCTATCCCAGTTCGGACCGGCCCGGTCCAAGTTGGACCCAAGTTCCGATGGGCGGGACTCGAACCCACGATCCCGGAGTTGTGAGGGGCGGGGCTCCATGTCTGGTCACGCCCCTCGAGCCGCGTGCAGCCAATGGGAGCGCGccccgccctgccctgcccgggggaGCCACGCCcatcccggcccggcccagGCGCGACGGGGCGGCCGAGAGGAGCCGAGCGGGGCCGAACGGAGCCGAACCGGGACCGAAGGGAACCGAACCGAGACCGAGCGAGGCCGAGCCGGAACGCAGCGGGGCCGAACGGAGCCGACCCGGGACCCAACGGGGCTAAGCCGGGACCCAGCGGAGCTGAACGGAGCCGAACCGGGACCCAGCGGAGTCAAGCGGAGCCGAACCGGGACCCAGCGGAGCCGAACGGGACCGAACGAGACAGAACAGGGACGGAGCGGGGCCGAGCGGTGCCGGACGGGACCGAAGCGGTTCGGAGCGGCTCGGAGCAGTTCGGCGCCGCTCGGCCCCGGTTCGGCCCGGCCCGGAGCGGGTCCCGGGCCGGTGCCGGCGATGCggccgctcccggtgccgctgctgctgctgctgctgagcccg gtgccggggcggggcggggggtgccccccgtgtccccgcggtgtccccgAGCCCTGCGACAGCCGCTGCCCACCCTGCGCCCGCA CGCGGAGCCCCGCGGAGGAGGAGCCGGAGGAGCCGTGCCCGCCCTGCCCGCCCTGCAGCC ACGAGGCCACGGCGCCGCTCGCTGAGGGGACCCCGCCGGTGCCGGGGACCCCCCGAGTGACCCCGCCGGTGTCGGGGgccccccccgagccccccgggGACATCATCCCCCTGTACTGCGCCCTCCTGGCCGGCCTCGTCGTGGGGCTCGTGGCCTACGTGGCCTTCAAGTG ctgggacacctgcaggaaGAAGCGGCAGCTGGACAAGGCGCGGGACACGGGGGACGCGGCCGTGGCGGCGGACGCGGAGAAGCAGCGGGGGGACAGCGGAGTCTGCCCGGACAGCGCCGGCCTGGAGCCGCCTCAGCCCC CGCCCCCCGAGGGTCCCTCCCCGCTCCCGGGATCCCCGCGGCGCCAGGAGGAGCCGGGAGAGCTGGAGcggctcctggagctgggagcgCCCGGCAGCGaccggcgcggccccggccccgcggggacaccgggggacaTCACCTCCGCCGTGTGA